One window of Pyrus communis chromosome 12, drPyrComm1.1, whole genome shotgun sequence genomic DNA carries:
- the LOC137711534 gene encoding decapping 5-like protein isoform X2 produces MASTESGESYIGSLITLISKYEIRYEGVLYFLSVQDSSIGLKNVRAYGTEGRKKDGPQVPPTDTVYEYILFRATDIKDLQVKPPPSSQREEHIHEDPAIIQSHYAGAPVGSPPSALVGGKSLTEITHWQDTPALTSRGQHIGVLPYHYGTDVGPSGNTSSTQLPSPPALSFPMYWQGYNGASLNMSDHPHNHIPLQSSSAISHPLTVQNKAPGNQSSTAFGMANGSECLTPVISSSAPTFVHPNFSASVTPVTFSSLDLDISETQIVTKAVSDPVPVLPAQSMPYPGSFSVGSDLGPLLTPPPSLLTPDQLAPSRSHLMGTLMPTSSSSISMIPPPTTQAPLLPLPTSTQQSPYSTQFTEEFDFLAMNEKFKKDEVWGYLGQDKQRHSTERVDDSGTSGTSGTGQCLDENEGGLVPNTKPAYNKDEFFDTISCSSVNRGGRNGHRFSERMKQDTETFGNFQQRSNLGYGGYASGRGGNYRGPYQWGRGYGYGYGGRGRGGNMPF; encoded by the exons ATGGCGTCGACTGAATCTGGGGAATCGTACATTGGCAGTCTCATCACCCTAATCTCCAAGTACGAGATACGTTACGAAGGTGTTCTCTACTTCCTCAGCGTCCAAGACTCCTCCATCGGCCTCAAAAACG TTAGAGCATATGGAACAGAGGGGCGAAAGAAGGATGGCCCACAAGTTCCTCCAACTGATACGGTGTATGAGTATATTCTATTTAGAGCAACTGACATCAAG GATTTACAAGTTAAGCCCCCCCCGTCATCTCAAAGGGAAGAACACATTCACGAAGATCCTGCTATTATACAG TCGCACTATGCTGGGGCGCCTGTAGGTTCTCCACCATCAGCCTTAGTTGGAGGTAAAAGCTTGACAGAAATAACTCATTGGCAGGATACCCCAGCTTTGACTAGTAGAGGACAACATATCGGTGTATTGCCTTATCATTATGGAACCGATGTTGGTCCATCAGGAAATACCTCTTCTACTCAACTTCCCAGTCCTCCAGCACTTTCTTTTCCAATGTATTGGCAAGGATACAATGGTGCATCACTTAATATGTCTGACCATCCACATAACCATATTCCCTTGCAGTCTTCATCTGCAATATCACATCCCTTGACAGTGCAAAATAAGGCACCTGGAAATCAGTCCTCTACAGCTTTTGGCATGGCAAATGGATCGGAATGTCTTACCCCCGTAATTTCTTCTTCTGCACCAACTTTTGTACATCCAAACTTTTCCGCCTCTGTTACTCCTGtaactttttcttctcttg ACTTGGATATAAGTGAAACACAAATTGTTACGAAAGCTGTTTCTGATCCAGTACCAGTTCTACCTGCTCAATCCATGCCTTATCCAGGATCGTTTTCTGTGGGTTCTGATCTAGGTCCCTTGCTAACACCACCCCCATCTTTGTTAACCCCTGATCAATTGGCACCCTCTAGATCACACTTAATGGGCACTTTGATGCCAACCTCATCTAGTTCTATATCCATGATTCCTCCTCCCACAACTCAAGCACCATTGTTGCCACTGCCCACTTCTACCCAACAG TCTCCATACTCTACACAGTTCACTGAGGAGTTTGATTTTCTAGCGATGAACGAGAAGTTTAAGAAGGATGAAGTGTGGGGATACCTAGGACAGGACAAACAAAGACATTCAACAGAAAGAGTGGATGACAGTGGAACTAGTGGAACTAGTGGAACTGGTCAATGTTTGGATGAGAATGAAGGTGGCCTGGTACCCAACACAAAG CCTGCATATAACAAGGATGAGTTCTTTGACACAATTTCATGTAGTTCAGTCAACCGTGGAGGAAGAAACGGACATAGGTTTTCTGAGAGAATGAAGCAGGATACTGAG ACATTTGGCAATTTCCAGCAGAGATCTAATCTTGGTTATGGTGGTTATGCTTCTGGGCGTGGTGGGAATTACCGGGGTCCATATCAGTGGGGAAGGGGTTATGGATATGGCTATGGAGGGAGGGGACGCGGTGGCAATATGCCCTTCTAA
- the LOC137711368 gene encoding uncharacterized protein, which produces MVGWQRHVQSLIHHVGKRVENHGCTSAANFSSSSHFLKIQTPSYQTISRPLHQYFQHLGISSSRNLLADSSDGAPHQSSVTPLSASSGEKFEEQNQKSSSRPSQVQFVLKGMNQSPNKVNLVAKLVRGMRVEDALLQLQVTDKQAAKTVYQALHSARADATYNHGLDPDRLLVAGAFVGKGFLGFRKNRLYYHGKSNDGTKVRPNYQLTVTLREIYPEEEEEIAKQRADNFLYIKKRLRLTKQENKFVSHHLIGNHKGKGSTSQQSGMAS; this is translated from the exons ATGGTGGGTTGGCAGAGGCATGTACAGTCCCTAATCCATCATGTTGGCAAAAGAGTGGAGAACCATGGTTGCACGTCTGCTGcaaacttttcttcttcttctcattttctaaaaatccAGACACCATCTTACCAAACCATCTCAAGGCCCCTTCATCAGTACTTTCAACACTTG GGAATTTCCAGTTCAAGGAACTTGCTTGCAGATTCATCTGATGGAGCACCTCATCAATCTTCAGTCACTCCTCTCTCAGCTTCAAGTGGTGAAAAATTTGAAGAACAAAACCAGAAATCATCTTCTAGACCTTCACAAGTTCAATTTGTGTTAAAGGGCATGAATCAG AGCCCTAATAAGGTCAACTTGGTTGCTAAACTGGTTCGTGGTATGCGTGTTGAAGATGCATTACTGCAACTGCAAGTGACAGACAAGCAAGCTGCAAAAACTGTGTATCAG GCTCTTCACTCAGCCCGGGCAGATGCAACTTATAATCATGGGTTGGATCCAGACCGTCTTCTAGTTG CTGGGGCCTTCGTTGGAAAGGGATTCTTGGGATTCCGCAAGAACAGACTTTACTACCATGGTAAAAGCAATGACGGAACTAAAGTGAGACCAAATTACCAACTAACGGTGACGCTAAGGGAGATTTATccggaagaggaggaggagatagCCAAACAGAGAGCTGACAATTTTCTCTATATCAAGAAACGCCTCAGGCTCACGAAGCaggaaaataaatttgtttCTCACCACCTTATCGGCAATCACAAAGGCAAAGGAAGTACCAGTCAACAAAGTGGTATGGCTTCGTGA
- the LOC137711534 gene encoding decapping 5-like protein isoform X1, whose product MASTESGESYIGSLITLISKYEIRYEGVLYFLSVQDSSIGLKNVRAYGTEGRKKDGPQVPPTDTVYEYILFRATDIKDLQVKPPPSSQREEHIHEDPAIIQSHYAGAPVGSPPSALVGGKSLTEITHWQDTPALTSRGQHIGVLPYHYGTDVGPSGNTSSTQLPSPPALSFPMYWQGYNGASLNMSDHPHNHIPLQSSSAISHPLTVQNKAPGNQSSTAFGMANGSECLTPVISSSAPTFVHPNFSASVTPVTFSSLGMPSSLASQVPLPSHFTPLNASRLTMPLFPSPHQDLDISETQIVTKAVSDPVPVLPAQSMPYPGSFSVGSDLGPLLTPPPSLLTPDQLAPSRSHLMGTLMPTSSSSISMIPPPTTQAPLLPLPTSTQQSPYSTQFTEEFDFLAMNEKFKKDEVWGYLGQDKQRHSTERVDDSGTSGTSGTGQCLDENEGGLVPNTKPAYNKDEFFDTISCSSVNRGGRNGHRFSERMKQDTETFGNFQQRSNLGYGGYASGRGGNYRGPYQWGRGYGYGYGGRGRGGNMPF is encoded by the exons ATGGCGTCGACTGAATCTGGGGAATCGTACATTGGCAGTCTCATCACCCTAATCTCCAAGTACGAGATACGTTACGAAGGTGTTCTCTACTTCCTCAGCGTCCAAGACTCCTCCATCGGCCTCAAAAACG TTAGAGCATATGGAACAGAGGGGCGAAAGAAGGATGGCCCACAAGTTCCTCCAACTGATACGGTGTATGAGTATATTCTATTTAGAGCAACTGACATCAAG GATTTACAAGTTAAGCCCCCCCCGTCATCTCAAAGGGAAGAACACATTCACGAAGATCCTGCTATTATACAG TCGCACTATGCTGGGGCGCCTGTAGGTTCTCCACCATCAGCCTTAGTTGGAGGTAAAAGCTTGACAGAAATAACTCATTGGCAGGATACCCCAGCTTTGACTAGTAGAGGACAACATATCGGTGTATTGCCTTATCATTATGGAACCGATGTTGGTCCATCAGGAAATACCTCTTCTACTCAACTTCCCAGTCCTCCAGCACTTTCTTTTCCAATGTATTGGCAAGGATACAATGGTGCATCACTTAATATGTCTGACCATCCACATAACCATATTCCCTTGCAGTCTTCATCTGCAATATCACATCCCTTGACAGTGCAAAATAAGGCACCTGGAAATCAGTCCTCTACAGCTTTTGGCATGGCAAATGGATCGGAATGTCTTACCCCCGTAATTTCTTCTTCTGCACCAACTTTTGTACATCCAAACTTTTCCGCCTCTGTTACTCCTGtaactttttcttctcttggTATGCCTTCATCTTTGGCTTCACAGGTACCTTTACCATCTCATTTTACACCTCTAAATGCTAGCCGACTAACTATGCCTTTGTTTCCTTCACCTCACCAAGACTTGGATATAAGTGAAACACAAATTGTTACGAAAGCTGTTTCTGATCCAGTACCAGTTCTACCTGCTCAATCCATGCCTTATCCAGGATCGTTTTCTGTGGGTTCTGATCTAGGTCCCTTGCTAACACCACCCCCATCTTTGTTAACCCCTGATCAATTGGCACCCTCTAGATCACACTTAATGGGCACTTTGATGCCAACCTCATCTAGTTCTATATCCATGATTCCTCCTCCCACAACTCAAGCACCATTGTTGCCACTGCCCACTTCTACCCAACAG TCTCCATACTCTACACAGTTCACTGAGGAGTTTGATTTTCTAGCGATGAACGAGAAGTTTAAGAAGGATGAAGTGTGGGGATACCTAGGACAGGACAAACAAAGACATTCAACAGAAAGAGTGGATGACAGTGGAACTAGTGGAACTAGTGGAACTGGTCAATGTTTGGATGAGAATGAAGGTGGCCTGGTACCCAACACAAAG CCTGCATATAACAAGGATGAGTTCTTTGACACAATTTCATGTAGTTCAGTCAACCGTGGAGGAAGAAACGGACATAGGTTTTCTGAGAGAATGAAGCAGGATACTGAG ACATTTGGCAATTTCCAGCAGAGATCTAATCTTGGTTATGGTGGTTATGCTTCTGGGCGTGGTGGGAATTACCGGGGTCCATATCAGTGGGGAAGGGGTTATGGATATGGCTATGGAGGGAGGGGACGCGGTGGCAATATGCCCTTCTAA
- the LOC137711535 gene encoding protein MODIFYING WALL LIGNIN-2, producing MAKHQYELVLTLLVVASLGIVSFVSCIAAEIKRTKEDELKLLGRMCYLPESQAFGFGVAALICLLAAQMVGNLIFCSYVCSRDEKKKKMMKGTSSTTATTTSSKAKRPTVSMALLSISWMSFVIGGTLLSTATSMSREQQYGRGWLDGECYLVRQGIYIGSGILILIAIGCTLALIIVTATRSRVEDGFKVKDQSTNSGLP from the exons ATGGCGAAACACCAATATGAGTTGGTGTTAACTCTTCTTGTGGTTGCCTCCCTTGGCATCGTCTCCTTCGTTTCATGCATAGCCGCCGAGATTAAGCGAACGAAG GAAGACGAGCTCAAGTTGTTGGGAAGAATGTGTTATTTGCCAGAAAGTCAGGCATTTGGGTTCGGAGTTGCGGCCTTGATATGTTTGCTTGCTGCCCAGATGGTcggaaatttgattttttgcaGTTATGTTTGTTCAAGagatgagaagaagaagaagatgatgaagggTACGTCTTCTACCACTGCTACAACCACCAGCTCCAAAGCCAAAAGACCGACTGTTTCGATGGCTCTTTTGTCCATTTCTTG GATGAGCTTTGTAATAGGAGGGACATTGCTGAGCACGGCAACTAGCATGAGCAGAGAGCAGCAGTACGGACGAGGATGGCTGGATGGGGAATGCTACTTGGTTAGACAAGGAATCTATATTGGTTCAGGGATACTCATCCTCATTGCAATCGGTTGCACACTCGCCCTAATCATCGTCACCGCGACGAGGAGCCGAGTTGAAGATGGCTTTAAAGTAAAAGACCAAAGCACAAATAGTGGATTGCCCTAA